TcttaatataatttacaaagAAGTAGCTCAGAGTAATTTTATCTTGTACCATAAATACTGGTTTACTATATTACAGCTCTTTTCTTTGAACGAATCTTTAgccaaattaataattaatcatAATAGTCCCGAAGATAATCAAGGTCGCGCTTATGAAAATACATTATTAGGTGCGCTCTTTAGTTTAAGTTGTTTACCAAAAACAGTAGAAGAACAATTCAATTTTTTTGAAACGCCATTCCACGAGGCAAGTAATACATCAAAGTAATCCCGAATTCCAAACTGGCACTGTTTTTTATGtacgtttatttaaattttgcatTGTAGTCTAATTCTACTATCGAAGATAACATTTGGACAGGCCTAGATGTATTAAGTGAATCTTTGCAAAAGGTTTTCCATTTGTTGTTAAAATGTTCGGCGGAAGTTCGTCATTTAACTCTACAATGGATAGGGAATTGTCTTTATTCAAATTCGAGTAGGGGAAAAATTTGGAATGTACAGAGCGATGTGAGTTTTAACGCCGCGTGTGTCTCTGATGGTTTTATGTTAAATCTGGGAAATGTGTTATTACGCCTTTGTCAGCCTTTTTGCATTAAACTAAACGAATCAAAAGTGCCTAAAATAGATCCAACATATTGTGCTGCAGAGGTTAGTCAATATTTAACAAATGGGTATCATGAAGCATTGTATTTTATAaagattaattaattttttagacaAATAATGAGAATGAATGTTTAAACCATACTATACATTTAAAAGGAATGTCTTCTGAAACTTGTTTAATACCAGTATCGGAACACGATACGAGACCAGTAGCAAAGACATTCGGATTTACTACAGAATGTTTTTTTTTAACTCATAGAGCTTTAGACCTTGGCTACAGAGTAGTATTAGATAAGTTCTTAAGGTTTGTAATTTTTCTGTCAATTTTTCTAGGAAGAAAGTAAAatttctaacaaaattattatttttcataattGTAGAACAAGTCATGATTTGGTGAGAATACAAAGAGTATTTCAGGATGCACAAACTGGCGGTAGTTCACAAGTATCAGAATTAATATCTCAGCGCATGAACGAAGAAATGACTAAGTATGAACTCGTTATTTTCaaatctaaaaatatttgttatgcaatacattttttaaatatgtatCTTATATACACCATTGTGAATAATTTATCGTAAATTATAGGTATCTATCTTTAAGAGCAAGTCTTTTGGCGCCAGAAATGTTAAAACTCTTGGTTAAATTCCATGCAACAACAGCATTCTGGTTAGTGCAAGTTTATCTAAATGATGTACAAGTTGATGATAGCAAACAGAGCAATTATGCTCCAAAGGAATATAAAACGGTAACATTTCCTTTGCCAGAAACTGTTCCAGATACTCTGAGGTATGTATGAAGAATCTTCTGAATGTTCCATCTTTTTTATTCGTATTGATAATTTTCGTTTTTAACGAGACATTACTTGCATTTAGATGCATTCCCGAATTCGTGGTAGAAAATACCATTAGatttttgtgttttttgcgCCGTTTTAACCCAAATGTTTTTGAAGAACAAGGCTCATTTTTTTTGACCCCGGTGTTAACAGAGGTGAGCCAAAAGTatgtttaataaattaaaattaacgcgATATAGTAAAATAATTAGGTATGTTACCTTAGATTATAGTGTTAATGGAGTCTCAACAACGTTTATACAATCCTCATTTACGAGCCCGTCTGGCAGAGGGTTTAGAAGCTCTTTTACCTACAATGGATGAAACCACGAGCCCTTCAACATCCAATTTGGGAACATTCCATAGAGAACAATTATTTATGACACACCCATATAGACAGCATGTATGTAATTGCTTCtgaatttgtaaaatatttttttctcatgaaattatattttttgtaatataGATCGTTGCCAATTTACTTAAAGTATTTGTAAGCATTGAAATGACTGGACAAAGCGTACAATTTGAACAAAAGTTTAATTATCGACGACCAATGTACGTTGTTATGGAGTATTTATGGAAACTTCAAGAACATCGTAATAACTTCATGTAAGTGAAAAGTAAAGTACATACATAAGCTGTTTACATGAAGTACAAATTGATATTAATACTTTAGTTTGAATATTTGCCTTATAGTGCTTTAGCCGAAGAAGCAGAGGCTAATATGGACGCAGCTCAACCACcattatttttgcgatttattaaTCTTTTAACGAATGATGCAATTTTTCTGTTAGACGAAGCACTTTTAAATATGGCGCAGTTGAGACAATTGCTTCATGCAAGGTATTCCATTTGTTATATGTTGTAATGTATACATAATTAATATTCAATTCTGATTTTGATTTGAATTTAATCAGTAGTCGATAGAGTTTTGCAGTTTTTTTGTTGTTAAGTAAGacgatattaatttcaattgaaAGGGAAAGTGGCGAATGGAATAAATTACCACAACACGAACGCGATCAACAGGCTCACTATTTTCTACATCTTGGAATGACTGCGCGATTTGACAACATATTAGGTAGAAAAACTATACAGACGTTAAAAATGTTAACGACAGAGATCAAATCTATTTTTTGTCATCCAACAATGGTAGATCGCATTGCTTTTATGCTTAATTATTTACTACTTCAGTTGGTTGGACCAAACAAGAAGAATCTTAAGGTACAAAGTATAATCATGCATCCATATTTGTTGAATGCTAAGAGTTTTAATAGATTGATTTGTCTTCAGGTGAACGATCAAAAAGAATATGCATTCAATCCAGCTAATTTAGTATTAAATATAtgtgaaatttatataaatcttagtCAAAGTGAATCTTTTACGCTCGCCGTTTCTCAAGACGGTCGATCATACAGTCCTGAACTTTTTAAATTAGCCGATAATGTTCTCGGTAAGTATTTATGCACGACTAATTTTAGTAAAAAGAACACAAAATATGATGTGAATTTCTAAACGCGATCAATAATATTTCAGTTCGCATTGGAGGTGTGGGTATATTAGGTGATTTGGATCAATTTGCAAAAAATGTAATAGCGGCTGCAACTAACAAGAGAGAGGAGGATGAAATTTTGGTCAATGCTCCCGAAGAATTCCTGGATCCTATTATGTCTACACTGATGATGGATCCTGTCATTCTTCCATCTTCTAAAATAACTATCGATCGTCAAACTATTTCGAGGTTGATACTGATAATAAGGAACATGATTAAGTATATTAAATCATATTTACTATCGATATTCTTTAGGCATTTACTAAGCGATCAAACCGATCCATTTAATCGATCTCCCCTCACTCTGGATATGGTAAAATCTGATGTCGAACTTCAACATCGAATACGAGAATGGGTACAACAAAAGAAGCAAGAAAGGAAACGAAGTTCTTAGTGATTATTCAAGAATAAAACTCAGCTGGCGATCGATTGTATGCATAGCATATTTGTCAAGTTTCGTAGCTGTGAAGAAATGGATAAATACAGTAAATCCTTAAGGTTTCAGGTAACAAAGACAGCAAAACGTGATCTATGGCAAACCCACCATGTGTCTATGTCTTTCAgtttaaattttgttattttataatatacaagggcatatatttttgtatacaaaTTCTCATTATAGATATGTACAAATATCAATTTTGTCCTGTAATTGATGTCTTTTTGTAGAACTTTCGATATTGCATGTTGTGCAAAATATCGTGTTCTATGATAATCTATGTAACAATGTAAACATAGAGCTAAACGTTTGTTATTTTATGATGAATGTAAAAATTGCACTTTACGAAGTTTCTTATATTTAGTTTGACCGAGGTAAGTGTTATAAACGAATTTGAAATAAAACTGATTTCAATTATCGAAATATATAGTGTAAATTTAGTTTTTATCAATTGATTAAATCGAAATTGATTTATGAAGTTTTCATATGTTACACGTtcgtttaaacatttttatcggTCGTTGTTGAATCGTTACGAATAATTTAACGTTTAGAATATCATCTCTTTGCTTTTATAAAGCATTTGTAAGTTCGTTAAAATTGGTAATAAACCATGGAGCTCTTAACTTAACGCTTTCTCTAACTACATTTCCTCCATATCCTGagacaaaaataatattaatcttaaatagaaacaagcaaaattatttatatataataaattagtGTTTAAAGTAATTGAGATATACCTATAAACGAGTCTGCTATTGAAATAGTTTCTAGATCTGTTGCTCCATCACCAACATGGACAATAGTTTTAAGTCTGATTTCTTTTTTAAGATATTCAATTACTTTTGCTTTCCCACCACTTGCAGCAGTCGGTTGATTTTCATCGAATCCTGCATATTCTCCTATAAGTACCGTTTATTGAATTTTCAGATATATTAAGCTAATCAAGGGGGAATAGATAATAAATGATAACCtgtaaaatagaattttagTTTGTTTGCAAAGACATTTTCTACTGGAATATTAAGCGATATGGCAACTGGTGCAATTAAACAGTGAAAACCACCAGATACTAAAAACACTTGCTTTTTACGAATTTGTAGGGCTGTTACCAAAGCTCTGAAAATTTCTTAATTAGTTTTAGAAGAAACAAAGAATATTGCATTAATATTTTCTCAATTGAAATTATTTCTTACTTTATACCAGGCGTAAGTTTTGGTGGATGGGACAATAAGAATTGTTTCACTTGCATAAAACTTGGTTTTATAATATTCAATCTTTCCGTTAACGATTGATGAAATGTCACATTGCCTTGCATTGCCTGACTAGTTCTAAAAgcatttacaatttattttttctataaaaaattAGAAGCACGGTTGTGTCGTGAAAGTTAACTCGAAAACGGACGAGTGTTTGAGTCAACAGaaatgagaaaaaaaaaacatcttACAAGGCAGCAACTTCGTCTCCTTTTCCGCAAAATTTTGCAAGTTCGTCAATTCCTTCTTCTTGTATTACAGTGGAATCGACGTCAAATGTGACTGCATCCGCGTTCCTCCATATAGATATCACGTCTTCCAATTTTGCCATCTAATTTCTGGACAACAACAGGTGGTACGAGTATTTCAATTTTCGATCACGTCGAATATGGAAATCGATAATTATTTGCACGAAAGTAATAACACTAAATAAATACTTAGTGAAAATTATCTTAGTCGTTAATAAGAAAACGTTACACGGAAGCAGGAAATTTATTGTAGTCTCTTTCGGCCACGTTAAAGCGTTACATCATCAAAATTTACGCTTTAAAAATGTCTAATATTCTACTTTTATTGGAAAGCGTTAACATTATTACAGGTTATGATACCTTTACATAGCATCTCTACGTTATGGCATCTACATATGTATTTCGCACATTATCTacgtgtttaatttaattttttttacagagaAAATTTACGTACATGACCGAGATCAACAGTTTTACTGAAATTGTATGGTATCGATATAGGCAACATTTACGGACATATTTCGTTTT
The sequence above is a segment of the Colletes latitarsis isolate SP2378_abdomen chromosome 6, iyColLati1, whole genome shotgun sequence genome. Coding sequences within it:
- the Ube4a gene encoding ubiquitination factor E4A, which encodes MCDNVNNNPFAGLFSTINDAMSFSSQNQTVIDENNGTNCVTELENINVHDATEPADLKNSKDSKINIQINQLLGDIFGITLHATESNDHQKQRLIFVDVDTIEQAVFERLMLPDLESKLVPVEDYQEMPCDSHTLDEQAISYLFESYCRLQRYNNKLELSDIYRQIHQVILQNAGVALQEPYLFEGQEVHKQFITLCMDVAGLKPDLISFTNGIVTELQVENNENATHIIGASFSPILNIIYKEVAQSNFILYHKYWFTILQLFSLNESLAKLIINHNSPEDNQGRAYENTLLGALFSLSCLPKTVEEQFNFFETPFHESNSTIEDNIWTGLDVLSESLQKVFHLLLKCSAEVRHLTLQWIGNCLYSNSSRGKIWNVQSDVSFNAACVSDGFMLNLGNVLLRLCQPFCIKLNESKVPKIDPTYCAAETNNENECLNHTIHLKGMSSETCLIPVSEHDTRPVAKTFGFTTECFFLTHRALDLGYRVVLDKFLRTSHDLVRIQRVFQDAQTGGSSQVSELISQRMNEEMTKYLSLRASLLAPEMLKLLVKFHATTAFWLVQVYLNDVQVDDSKQSNYAPKEYKTVTFPLPETVPDTLRCIPEFVVENTIRFLCFLRRFNPNVFEEQGSFFLTPVLTEIIVLMESQQRLYNPHLRARLAEGLEALLPTMDETTSPSTSNLGTFHREQLFMTHPYRQHIVANLLKVFVSIEMTGQSVQFEQKFNYRRPMYVVMEYLWKLQEHRNNFIALAEEAEANMDAAQPPLFLRFINLLTNDAIFLLDEALLNMAQLRQLLHARESGEWNKLPQHERDQQAHYFLHLGMTARFDNILGRKTIQTLKMLTTEIKSIFCHPTMVDRIAFMLNYLLLQLVGPNKKNLKVNDQKEYAFNPANLVLNICEIYINLSQSESFTLAVSQDGRSYSPELFKLADNVLVRIGGVGILGDLDQFAKNVIAAATNKREEDEILVNAPEEFLDPIMSTLMMDPVILPSSKITIDRQTISRHLLSDQTDPFNRSPLTLDMVKSDVELQHRIREWVQQKKQERKRSS
- the Aay gene encoding phosphoserine phosphatase, with translation MAKLEDVISIWRNADAVTFDVDSTVIQEEGIDELAKFCGKGDEVAALTSQAMQGNVTFHQSLTERLNIIKPSFMQVKQFLLSHPPKLTPGIKALVTALQIRKKQVFLVSGGFHCLIAPVAISLNIPVENVFANKLKFYFTGEYAGFDENQPTAASGGKAKVIEYLKKEIRLKTIVHVGDGATDLETISIADSFIGYGGNVVRESVKLRAPWFITNFNELTNAL